One stretch of Streptomyces sp. NBC_01363 DNA includes these proteins:
- a CDS encoding serine/threonine protein kinase: MDDYAGRVLADRYRLPLPSTDEYEVVETRAFDTYSGQEVLVRQVPLPEVVDAEVLDADDPGPADRRAIGRAVRAPADPAVRRAVEAAQAAAQVPDHPRLDQVFDVFAEAGSLWIVSELVAARPLAALLVERPLNPFRAAEIGSDVLTALRVLHAHGWTHRNITVRTVLICDDGRVVLTGLAAGAAEEALCGYVPASQLDEDEDGPEGGYGNEGGFGNEGGFGRPAIGAGPAGVFAPPPPAIPPPPPMPSVPAPPAEVPASRGPAAIEAGRATGDSHGDDEPYAEDPYAEDPYGGDPYGDDDPYGDGDRPDDRHGDDGHPDDRRFHDDDTHGGTGDAAHLRAARAGAIAAYRAGARAAARVSEDRRRTGAGEAEDTGSLPVQRSARPEGTEPSDPDHSRPQPAAPRSHATDDPYAKDPYADDPYAKDPYADDPYAKDPYADDPCAADPHDEDDDEDGRPPARRLHLTGSWSDGPGSGRPVPAGGSGEDALRADARRHGDLPALPAHRPGRQQQPDHWDEGAGSGRTGSAYRGPATPLAAERARQTRIAVVGAVTERWAPEQAGPVHENWRLAPPIGPSTDLWALGALLYRAVQGHAPYPEENAAELVQMVCGEPPAFAEECGPLRPVVESLLRQDPTERPDFEELSGWLRSLVRSAPEPEAGLDVVPLPSADSARLPVVRRRGELVRRRRGRSAAHGRHRHTKDRPDRQDGPGPERAPKASHAFQAPRVAQPPRPPQAPRVPREPKGPKALRTPPRPRDGERRAPRRLGRLLLVLILLALVAAIAYAVMFMPKSDGEPGTRSTGPASSTSGSPEPGSGGSGGSTSSGSPGAQQPQTSRSAVALASGYTLRKDPEGFEVGVLKGWQRSPANADRQIRYGSDGFSLLIVPGRDTVKAGGNDPLAYQADKELELQQFRDSSWSGSSGLRRIDVGRQAMAEGQFTWQDASGREVYARNLVMVVDGRYHVIQVIGPENRRDKVSDIYEQAISSYRVTP; the protein is encoded by the coding sequence GAAGTCCTGGTCCGGCAGGTGCCGTTGCCCGAGGTGGTGGACGCCGAGGTGCTCGACGCCGACGATCCCGGCCCGGCGGACCGACGGGCCATCGGACGGGCCGTGCGCGCGCCCGCGGACCCGGCGGTCCGGCGCGCCGTGGAAGCGGCACAGGCGGCGGCCCAGGTGCCCGACCACCCCAGGCTCGACCAGGTCTTCGACGTGTTCGCCGAGGCGGGTTCGCTCTGGATCGTGAGCGAACTCGTCGCGGCCCGCCCGCTCGCCGCCCTGCTCGTGGAGCGACCGCTCAACCCCTTCCGGGCCGCCGAGATCGGCTCCGACGTGCTGACCGCGCTGCGGGTGCTGCACGCCCACGGCTGGACCCACCGGAACATCACCGTCCGCACGGTGCTGATCTGTGACGACGGCCGCGTGGTGCTGACCGGCCTGGCGGCCGGGGCGGCGGAGGAGGCGCTCTGCGGGTACGTACCGGCATCGCAGCTCGACGAGGACGAGGACGGGCCCGAGGGCGGATACGGCAACGAGGGCGGGTTCGGCAACGAGGGCGGGTTCGGCCGCCCGGCGATCGGCGCGGGTCCGGCCGGGGTGTTCGCGCCGCCCCCGCCTGCCATACCGCCCCCGCCGCCCATGCCGTCCGTGCCCGCCCCTCCGGCCGAGGTGCCGGCCTCACGCGGCCCGGCCGCGATCGAGGCGGGCCGGGCGACCGGCGACTCTCACGGCGATGACGAACCGTACGCCGAGGATCCGTACGCCGAGGATCCGTATGGCGGTGATCCGTACGGCGATGACGACCCGTACGGCGACGGTGATCGCCCCGACGACCGCCACGGCGACGACGGCCACCCCGACGATCGTCGCTTCCACGACGACGACACTCACGGCGGAACGGGAGACGCCGCGCATCTGCGGGCCGCGCGTGCCGGAGCCATCGCCGCCTACCGTGCGGGCGCCCGCGCCGCCGCACGCGTCAGCGAGGACCGGCGCCGCACCGGGGCGGGCGAGGCGGAGGACACCGGCAGCCTGCCGGTCCAGCGTTCCGCACGGCCGGAAGGCACGGAACCGTCCGACCCGGACCACAGCCGTCCGCAGCCGGCCGCTCCCCGGAGCCACGCCACCGACGACCCGTATGCCAAGGACCCCTACGCCGACGACCCGTACGCCAAGGACCCCTACGCCGACGACCCGTACGCCAAGGACCCCTACGCCGACGACCCGTGCGCAGCGGATCCCCATGACGAGGACGACGACGAGGACGGTCGGCCACCCGCACGGCGACTGCACCTCACCGGCTCCTGGAGCGACGGCCCCGGATCCGGGCGCCCCGTCCCCGCCGGAGGTTCGGGCGAGGACGCCCTGCGCGCCGACGCCCGGCGCCACGGCGACCTTCCGGCACTGCCCGCGCACCGGCCCGGCCGACAGCAGCAGCCGGACCACTGGGACGAGGGCGCCGGGAGCGGCCGTACCGGCTCCGCCTATCGCGGTCCGGCCACCCCGCTCGCCGCCGAGCGCGCTCGGCAGACCCGGATCGCCGTGGTCGGCGCGGTCACCGAGCGCTGGGCGCCCGAGCAGGCCGGCCCCGTCCACGAGAACTGGCGGCTGGCGCCGCCCATCGGCCCCTCCACCGACCTCTGGGCGCTCGGCGCCCTGCTCTACCGCGCGGTCCAGGGCCATGCCCCGTACCCCGAGGAGAACGCCGCCGAGCTCGTCCAGATGGTCTGTGGCGAACCACCCGCCTTCGCCGAGGAGTGCGGCCCGCTGCGTCCCGTCGTCGAGTCCCTGCTGCGCCAGGACCCCACCGAGCGGCCGGACTTCGAGGAGCTGAGCGGCTGGCTGCGCTCACTGGTGCGCTCGGCGCCCGAGCCCGAGGCCGGTCTGGACGTCGTGCCCCTGCCGTCCGCCGACAGCGCCCGGCTTCCCGTCGTACGCCGCAGGGGCGAGCTGGTCCGCAGACGACGTGGCAGGAGCGCGGCCCACGGCCGCCACCGCCACACCAAGGACAGGCCCGACCGGCAGGACGGACCCGGGCCGGAAAGAGCCCCCAAGGCTTCCCATGCCTTCCAGGCCCCTCGGGTCGCCCAGCCCCCCCGGCCTCCCCAGGCCCCCCGGGTGCCGCGTGAGCCGAAGGGGCCCAAGGCACTGCGCACCCCGCCCCGCCCCCGTGACGGCGAGCGGCGGGCGCCGCGGCGGCTCGGGCGGCTGCTCCTGGTGCTGATCCTGCTGGCCCTCGTCGCGGCCATCGCGTACGCCGTGATGTTCATGCCCAAGTCGGACGGTGAACCGGGCACCCGTTCCACGGGCCCGGCGTCGTCGACGTCCGGTTCGCCGGAGCCCGGCAGCGGCGGGTCCGGCGGCTCGACGTCCTCGGGGTCACCCGGTGCGCAGCAGCCGCAGACCAGCCGCTCCGCCGTCGCGCTCGCCTCCGGCTACACCCTGCGCAAGGACCCGGAGGGCTTCGAGGTCGGCGTGCTCAAGGGCTGGCAGCGCAGCCCCGCCAACGCGGACCGCCAGATCCGCTACGGCAGCGACGGCTTCAGCCTGCTGATCGTCCCGGGGCGCGACACCGTCAAGGCCGGCGGCAACGACCCGCTGGCGTACCAGGCCGACAAGGAACTGGAGTTGCAGCAGTTCCGCGACTCCAGCTGGTCGGGGTCGAGCGGGCTGCGCCGGATCGACGTCGGACGACAGGCCATGGCGGAGGGCCAGTTCACCTGGCAGGACGCGTCGGGACGCGAGGTCTACGCCCGCAATCTCGTGATGGTCGTGGACGGCCGCTACCACGTCATCCAGGTCATCGGCCCGGAGAACCGGCGCGACAAGGTTTCGGACATCTACGAACAAGCCATCTCCTCCTACCGCGTGACGCCCTGA